One Aegilops tauschii subsp. strangulata cultivar AL8/78 chromosome 7, Aet v6.0, whole genome shotgun sequence genomic window carries:
- the LOC109748897 gene encoding photosystem II stability/assembly factor HCF136, chloroplastic: MATATAALHLLLPTRRRGRLLVPRACQADSSATTSRRGLIADTATAAVVAAAAPLLLPRLPAARAEDLSEWERVGLPIDPGVVLLDIAFVPDDPSHGFLLGTRQTILETKDGGRTWFPRSIPSAEDEDFNYRFNSVSFSGKEGWIVGKPAILLHTKDAGDSWERIPLSAQLPGDMVYIQATGEQSAEMVTDEGAIYVTSNRGYNWKAAVQETVSATLNRTVSSGISGASYYTGTFNTVNRSPDGSYVAVSSRGNFFLTWEPGQLYWQPHNRAVARRIQNMGWRADGGLWLLVRGGGLFLSKGTGIVEDFEEASVQSRGFGILDVGYRSKDEAWAAGGSGVLLKTTNGGKTWVRDRAADNIPGNLYSVKFIGDNQGFVLGNDGVLLRYVG, encoded by the exons AtggccaccgccaccgccgcgctccacctcctcctccccaccCGCCGCCGGGGCCGCCTCCTCGTCCCCCGCGCGTGCCAGGCCGACTCCTCCGCCACCACGTCCCGCCGCGGCCTCATTGCCGACACCGCCACCGCGGCcgtggtcgccgccgccgcgccgctgcTGCTGCCCCGGCTCCCCGCGGCGCGCGCGGAGGACCTGTCCGAGTGGGAGCGCGTCGGCCTCCCCATCGACCCCGGCGTCGTCCTGCTCGACATCGCCTTCGTCCCCGACGACCCCTCCCACG GGTTCCTCCTGGGGACGAGGCAGACGATCCTGGAGACCAAGGACGGCGGGCGCACCTGGTTCCCGCGCTCCATCCCGTCGGCGGAGGACGAGGACTTCAACTACAGGTTCAACTCCGTCAGCTTCAGCGGCAAGGAGGGGTGGATCGTCGGCAAGCCGGCCATCCTGCTGCACACCAAGGACGCCGGCGACAGCTGGGAGAGGATCCCGCTCAGCGCCCAGCTTCCAGGGGACATG GTGTACATCCAGGCTACCGGGGAGCAGAGCGCGGAGATGGTGACCGACGAGGGAGCCATCTACGTGACCTCCAACCGCGGCTACAACTGGAAGGCCGCCGTGCAGGAGACCGTCTCGGCCACTCTCAACAG AACAGTTTCAAGCGGCATTAGCGGTGCGAGTTACTACACCGGCACTTTCAACACGGTGAACCGCTCGCCTGACGGCAGCTACGTCGCTGTCTCCAGCCGCGGCAACTTCTTCTTGACATGGGAGCCTGGGCAG CTATATTGGCAACCGCACAACAGGGCTGTGGCGCGGCGGATACAGAACATGGGATGGAGAGCAGATGGTGGTCTCTGGCTCCTCGTGCGCGGCGGTGGACTCTTCCTCAGTAAAGGAACAGGG ATAGTTGAGGACTTTGAGGAAGCGTCGGTGCAAAGCCGGGGGTTTGGGATTCTGGACGTGGGCTACCGCTCAAAG GATGAGGCATGGGCTGCCGGTGGGAGTGGCGTCCTGCTGAAAACAACCAACGGCGGCAAGACCTGGGTGCGCGACAGGGCCGCCGATAACATCCCCGGCAACCTATACTCCGTAAA GTTCATTGGAGACAACCAAGGGTTTGTGCTCGGGAACGACGGCGTCTTGCTCCGATATGTTGGCTGA
- the LOC109748899 gene encoding uncharacterized protein, with the protein MAPLKKLVHISLLLLVCTAKAANPEAEALLWWKSTLVGANSLSSWSTANSTCSWFGVSCDTAGHVMELSLPNAGLNGTLDYLYSPAFLNLTKIKLNNNNLVGAIPANISKLLTLTYLDLSSNNLAGAIPYQLSNLPMLVKFNLANNHLTNLEYSKFSPMSSLNMLSLANNDLSGTFPPFILNCTNLRMKSLDLSGNAFSGPLPDSLPEMAPRLRYLNLSINGFYGSIPRSFSRLQNLEALYLGRNNLTGGIPPELGMISGLRNLSLGRNPLGGSIPTSLGQLQLLQVLKIRNTSLVSTLPPELGNLTSLKHLELQENQLHGSMPPCFARIKTLMIFSLAGNNINGTIPTEMFTNWTKLEYFDVSRNLFTGRSPSHISKCKKLKVFGVSRNLLTGSIPSHISKCKELIYFDVSENLLTGSIPVGIGEHAKLASIVFVQKSPYWKYAIRYCSNQLKGELPKTISLLINLVALDLSGNKFTGIIPHCDSRQLPVKVANSTDNSNFSGESRSVFCGLTLLMLLDLSNNELFGDFPACLWNLKDLQTLDLSGNAFAGEVPTSTFNNSSLRSLHLSGNNFTGCFPAVLKNLKSLVVLDLGNNKISGVIPLWIGEINLSLRILSLRTNMFFGSIPWQLSQLPHLQLLDLAENNFIGSIPESFNNLSLMKQTFVMQPFVTIDIPQWYFYNGSMAIIWKGREYTFEGRYAFLTGIDLSGNSLSGEIPSELTSLRGMRLLNISRNNVSGSIPKDIGNLNLLESLDLSWNKLSGHIPPSVSNLMSLTTFNLSNNLLSGEIPTGSQLQTLDDPSIYDNNLGLCGPPLRSCTNNSSGTPPMDGAKEYHHELETLWLYYSVIAGIVFGFWVWFGALFLCKIWRVAFFSCIDAMQQNIVHKMKCT; encoded by the exons ATGGCGCCCCTGAAAAAACTCGTCCATATCTCACTTCTCCTGCTAGTATGCACAGCCAAGGCGGCCAACCCAGAAGCAGAAGCACTTCtctggtggaagtcgactttggtTGGCGCTAACTCGCTGTCCTCATGGTCGACTGCGAATTCCACCTGCTCTTGGTTTGGCGTCTCCTGTGACACTGCCGGGCATGTTATGGAACTCAGCCTTCCCAACGCTGGACTCAACGGTACGCTCGATTACTTGTATTCGCCGGCGTTCTTGAACCTCACCAAGATCAAACTCAACAACAACAATCTTGTTGGCGCCATCCCAGCAAACATATCCAAGTTGCTAACGCTCACTTATCTGGACTTGAGCAGCAACAATCTTGCTGGTGCCATCCCCTACCAACTCAGCAACCTACCAATGCTTGTCAAGTTTAATCTGGCAAATAACCACTTGACTAACCTGGAATACAGCAAGTTCTCACCTATGTCCAGTTTGAACATGTTGTCTCTAGCTAATAATGATCTCAGTGGTACCTTCCCACCATTCATCCTCAACTGCACCAATTTGAGGATGAAATCCCTCGATCTATCGGGTAACGCCTTCTCAGGTCCATTACCAGATTCACTGCCGGAGATGGCCCCACGGTTGAGGTATCTAAATCTGTCCATTAATGGTTTCTATGGATCCATACCTCGCTCATTCTCAAGGCTCCAAAACCTCGAGGCACTATATCTCGGGAGAAATAATCTGACAGGAGGAATCCCACCCGAGCTGGGGATGATATCTGGGTTGCGAAACCTTTCACTGGGCAGGAACCCACTTGGTGGTTCGATCCCAACCTCACTGGGGCAGCTTCAGTTGCTACAGGTGCTCAAAATCAGAAACACTAGTTTGGTTTCTACTCTTCCACCTGAGCTGGGGAACCTTACTAGTCTTAAGCATCTCGAGCTGCAGGAGAATCAGTTACATGGAAGTATGCCACCATGTTTTGCCAGGATAAAAACATTGATGATTTTTTCATTGGCTGGAAATAATATTAATGGTACCATCCCGACAGAGATGTTCACAAACTGGACCAAGCTCGAGTATTTTGATGTATCCAGAAACTTGTTTACTGGAAGAAGCCCATCGCATATCAGCAAGTGCAAGAAGCTCAAAGTTTTTGGTGTATCCAGAAACTTGTTAACTGGAAGCATCCCATCGCATATCAGCAAGTGCAAGGAGCTCATCTATTTTGATGTATCTGAAAACTTGCTAACTGGAAGCATCCCAGTCGGGATAGGGGAGCATGCGAAACTTGCAAGCATTGTTTTTGTCCAAAAATCGCCTTACTGGAAATATGCCATCAGATATTG CTCCAACCAACTAAAGGGTGAGCTTCCTAAAACTATCTCCTTGCTCATAAATCTTGTTGCTCTCGACTTGTCTGGCAACAAGTTTACAGGTATCATTCCTCATTGTGACAGCAGGCAGTTGCCAGTTAAGGTTGCCAATagtacagacaatagcaacttcTCGGGAGAATCAAGGTCTGTGTTTTGTGGGTTAACGCTTCTGATGCTCTTGGATCTATCAAACAATGAGCTGTTTGGAGATTTTCCTGCTTGCTTGTGGAATTTGAAAGATTTACAAACCTTGGATTTGTCAGGCAATGCTTTTGCTGGGGAAGTTCCAACCTCAACTTTCAACAACTCTTCACTAAGGTCACTGCACTTGTCAGGCAACAACTTCACAGGTTGCTTTCCAGCGGTGTTGAAGAACTTAAAAAGCCTAGTTGTTTTGGATCTCGGGAACAATAAAATTTCTGGTGTAATTCCTCTGTGGATAGGGGAAATCAATCTTTCTTTGAGGATTCTCAGCCTGCGAACAAACATGTTCTTCGGAAGTATTCCCTGGCAGCTGTCACAACTCCCTCATCTCCAACTgcttgatcttgctgaaaataaTTTTATAGGTTCCATACCAGAAAGTTTCAACAACTTGTCCTTGATGAAACAGACATTTGTGATGCAACCGTTTGTAACAATTGACATACCTCAGTGGTATTTTTACAATGGAAGCATGGCCATAATTTGGAAGGGACGGGAGTACACTTTTGAGGGAAGATATGCATTTCTGACAGGTATTGATCTCTCTGGTAATTCTCTATCTGGTGAGATCCCTTCAGAGCTGACAAGTCTCAGAGGCATGCGGTTACTAAATATTTCTCGAAATAATGTGTCTGGTAGTATCCCCAAGGATATTGGCAATCTAAATTTATTAGAATCCCTTGACCTCTCTTGGAACAAACTATCAGGCCATATTCCTCCTAGTGTCTCAAACCTGATGTCCCTCACCACTTTCAATCTCTCCAACAACCTTCTGTCAGGAGAgatacctacaggcagtcagctcCAAACACTCGATGACCCATCGATCTACGACAATAATCTGGGACTCTGTGGTCCCCCCTTAAGATCATGCACAAATAATTCGAGTGGTACACCACCGATGGATGGGGCAAAGGAATATCACCATGAACTGGAAACACTCTGGCTGTACTACTCGGTGATTGCTGGAATTGTATTTGGTTTCTGGGTATGGTTTGGAGCATTGTTTTTGTGCAAGATCTGGCGGGTTGCTTTCTTCAGTTGTATCGATGCCATGCAGCAGAATATTGTGCACAAGATGAAGTGTACCTGA